In one Ornithinimicrobium pratense genomic region, the following are encoded:
- the hemQ gene encoding hydrogen peroxide-dependent heme synthase: protein MSNYTHPTPEQAEEINAEIRYAAYSVFRAAAPLPQDREGLAQEVEQLFAELSGHGLVVRGVYDVAGLRADADLMVWWHAEEVELVQTAYQRFRQTHLGQHLEPVWSNVGLHRPAEFNRGHVPAFLSGHEPKKFLCVYPFVRSYEWYVLDPAERGQMLREHGVAAKDYKDVLANTISSFALGDYEWLLAFEADELHRIVDLMRDLRNTQARLHVREEVPFFTGPRVEVAELVARLP, encoded by the coding sequence ATGAGCAACTACACCCACCCCACCCCGGAGCAGGCCGAGGAGATCAACGCCGAGATCCGGTATGCGGCCTACTCGGTCTTCCGGGCGGCCGCGCCGCTGCCGCAGGACCGGGAGGGCCTGGCCCAGGAGGTGGAGCAGCTCTTCGCCGAGCTGTCCGGGCACGGGCTGGTCGTCCGGGGCGTCTACGACGTTGCCGGCCTGCGCGCCGACGCCGACCTCATGGTCTGGTGGCACGCCGAGGAGGTGGAGCTGGTGCAGACGGCATACCAGCGCTTCCGCCAGACCCATCTGGGGCAGCACCTGGAGCCGGTGTGGTCCAACGTGGGCCTGCACCGCCCGGCGGAGTTCAACCGCGGGCACGTGCCAGCCTTCCTCTCCGGCCACGAGCCGAAGAAGTTCCTGTGCGTCTACCCGTTCGTGCGGTCCTACGAGTGGTACGTCCTGGACCCGGCCGAGCGCGGGCAGATGCTGCGCGAGCACGGCGTGGCCGCCAAGGACTACAAGGACGTGCTGGCCAACACCATCTCCAGTTTCGCGCTCGGCGACTACGAGTGGCTGCTGGCCTTCGAGGCCGACGAGCTGCATCGGATCGTGGACCTGATGCGCGACCTGCGCAACACCCAGGCCCGCCTGCACGTGCGCGAGGAGGTGCCGTTCTTCACCGGCCCCCGCGTCGAGGTCGCTGAGCTGGTGGCCCGGCTGCCCTGA
- the msrB gene encoding peptide-methionine (R)-S-oxide reductase MsrB: MSTQHSTPATDSARPDAAAAYSQAKSEQEWREQLSPEEYHVLREAGTERPFTGEYNSTTTEGVYACRACGVELFRSETKFEAHCGWPSFYAPLAEDRVQYIQDDSLGRPRTEVRCASCGSHLGHVFEGEGYETPTDLRYCMNSISMTLVPAQD, from the coding sequence ATGAGCACCCAGCACAGCACCCCCGCGACCGACTCCGCCCGCCCCGACGCCGCCGCCGCATACTCGCAGGCCAAGAGCGAGCAGGAGTGGCGCGAGCAGTTGAGCCCGGAGGAGTACCACGTGCTGCGCGAGGCGGGCACCGAGCGCCCGTTCACCGGTGAGTACAACTCGACCACGACCGAGGGCGTCTATGCCTGCCGCGCCTGCGGCGTCGAGCTGTTCCGCAGCGAGACCAAGTTCGAGGCGCACTGCGGCTGGCCCAGCTTCTACGCCCCACTCGCTGAGGACCGCGTGCAGTACATCCAGGACGACTCGCTGGGCCGCCCTCGCACCGAGGTGCGCTGCGCCTCCTGCGGCTCCCACCTGGGCCACGTCTTCGAGGGCGAGGGCTACGAGACCCCGACCGACCTGCGCTACTGCATGAACAGCATCTCGATGACGCTGGTGCCCGCGCAGGACTGA
- the ligD gene encoding non-homologous end-joining DNA ligase — protein sequence MADATMLTAPGPDGEDREVRLSSPDKVVWPADEASAAITKADLAAYLTAVAEPMLRGLADRPVTLQRVRGGIEGEVFYSKNPPKGVPGWSRTTMVTYPSGRSHPQLVVDDLATLLWTAQMGTVTWHPWPVRTGDNDHPDEVRIDLDPQPGRAFADVVEAARGLREVMQEVGLSPHVKTTGNRGVHVFAAIEPRLEFLEVRHAVIGLARELERRLPDLVTTAWWKEERGERIFVDFNQATRDRTLAAAWSPRIQPGAPVSVPVTWEQLGDVVPGELTVHTAPAWLSEHGDPWAGLHDQPGRIDGAYALWEADRERGLGELNFPPDHPKMPGEPPRVQPSKKVAEHWDEDGNRIEG from the coding sequence ATGGCCGACGCCACCATGCTGACCGCGCCCGGACCCGACGGAGAGGACCGGGAGGTGCGCCTGAGCAGTCCGGACAAGGTGGTCTGGCCGGCCGACGAGGCGAGCGCGGCGATCACCAAGGCCGACCTGGCCGCATACCTCACCGCCGTCGCCGAGCCCATGCTGCGCGGACTGGCCGACCGTCCCGTCACCCTGCAGCGGGTGCGCGGCGGGATCGAGGGGGAGGTCTTCTACTCCAAGAACCCGCCCAAGGGGGTGCCGGGGTGGTCGCGGACGACGATGGTGACCTACCCCAGTGGGCGCAGCCACCCTCAGCTGGTCGTGGACGACCTGGCGACACTGCTGTGGACCGCGCAGATGGGCACGGTGACCTGGCACCCGTGGCCGGTGCGGACCGGTGACAACGACCACCCGGACGAGGTGCGGATCGACCTGGACCCCCAGCCGGGCCGGGCCTTCGCCGACGTCGTGGAGGCGGCCCGCGGACTGCGCGAGGTGATGCAGGAGGTGGGGCTGAGCCCGCACGTGAAGACCACGGGCAACCGGGGAGTGCACGTCTTTGCCGCGATCGAGCCACGGCTGGAGTTCCTGGAGGTCCGGCACGCGGTCATCGGTCTCGCCCGCGAGCTCGAACGCCGGCTGCCCGACCTGGTGACGACGGCGTGGTGGAAGGAAGAGCGCGGGGAGCGGATCTTCGTCGACTTCAACCAGGCCACCCGCGACCGCACGCTCGCCGCCGCCTGGAGCCCCCGCATCCAGCCGGGTGCGCCGGTGTCGGTCCCGGTGACGTGGGAGCAGCTGGGCGATGTCGTGCCGGGAGAGCTCACCGTGCACACCGCGCCGGCATGGCTGTCCGAGCACGGTGATCCCTGGGCCGGGCTGCACGACCAGCCGGGCCGGATCGACGGGGCCTACGCCCTGTGGGAGGCCGATCGGGAACGGGGCCTGGGCGAGCTGAACTTCCCGCCCGACCACCCCAAGATGCCGGGGGAGCCGCCACGGGTGCAGCCGAGCAAGAAGGTTGCCGAACACTGGGACGAGGACGGCAACCGCATCGAGGGCTGA